A single region of the Candidatus Zixiibacteriota bacterium genome encodes:
- the rnhC gene encoding ribonuclease HIII has protein sequence MKNKKAGSGDRGANKIGSFRSDKNKSRHFHPAQPSFYQKESIKGSGKESSREEKPEKLEPEVKAPHKPTGWIGTDESGKGDYFGPLVVAGVYLEDNLVPQLRQLNVRDSKKISDGVIKDLDFRLRSICRYSVVVIGPEKYNLLYSRMKNLNRILAWGHARVIENILLQVDAARALSDQFGDEMYIKNALMKLGKKIRLEQRPGAESDLAVAAASILARAEFLNRLEGLSRECGMVLPKGASPQTEEEARKLVEKLGKENLEKYVKMHFKNTLKVLSPQPQKEEPAPQG, from the coding sequence ATGAAAAATAAAAAAGCTGGCTCCGGAGATAGAGGAGCTAATAAAATCGGTTCATTCCGTTCGGACAAAAATAAATCAAGACACTTCCATCCTGCACAACCTTCTTTTTACCAGAAGGAATCTATAAAGGGAAGCGGTAAGGAAAGCTCAAGAGAAGAGAAACCTGAAAAGTTAGAACCTGAAGTCAAAGCTCCCCACAAGCCAACTGGCTGGATCGGGACTGACGAGTCCGGCAAAGGGGACTATTTTGGGCCTCTGGTAGTGGCAGGGGTTTATTTAGAAGATAATCTTGTTCCACAGTTAAGGCAGTTAAACGTCCGGGATAGTAAGAAGATTTCAGACGGGGTTATAAAAGACCTGGATTTCAGATTGCGCAGCATCTGCCGCTACTCGGTCGTGGTAATCGGACCTGAAAAATATAATCTGTTATACTCCCGAATGAAAAACCTGAACCGGATTCTTGCCTGGGGACATGCCAGGGTGATCGAGAATATACTCCTTCAGGTGGATGCGGCCAGAGCTTTATCTGATCAGTTCGGGGATGAAATGTATATCAAGAATGCGCTGATGAAATTGGGCAAGAAAATCAGATTAGAGCAAAGGCCTGGAGCGGAATCAGACTTAGCCGTTGCGGCTGCCTCGATTTTAGCCCGGGCTGAGTTTTTGAACCGGTTAGAAGGTCTTTCCCGCGAATGCGGAATGGTTTTGCCCAAGGGGGCTTCCCCTCAGACCGAGGAGGAGGCAAGGAAATTAGTGGAGAAGTTAGGTAAGGAAAATTTAGAGAAATACGTGAAGATGCATTTCAAGAATACCTTGAAGGTTCTATCTCCCCAACCGCAAAAAGAGGAGCCAGCCCCCCAAGGCTAA